One segment of Babesia bigemina genome assembly Bbig001, chromosome : II DNA contains the following:
- a CDS encoding ribosomal protein L9, putative: protein MKTRLSSDILKIPDGVTVDVRSRKVTVKGKYGDLTRDFSHVPIEIRLSKDRKTVILMQWFGTKSMIATIRTVMTHINNMITGVTKKYQYKMRLVHAHFPINSNIADDGKSIEIRNFLGEKRVRIVKVLPGVKIEKSDAVKDEIILTGVDVESVGRSAALIHQCALVRNKDIRQFLDGIYVSEKGLVDQEL, encoded by the exons ATGAAGACCAGACTATCATCTGATATCCTTAAGATCCCCGACGGAG TCACCGTCGACGTCAGGTCGCGCAAGGTTACCGTCAAGGGCAAGTACGGCGACCTCACCCGCGACTTCTCGCACGTACCCATCGAGATCAGGCTTTCCAAGGACAGGAAAACCGTCATCTTGATGCAGTGGTTCGGGACCAAGTCCATGATCGCCACCATCAGGACCGTCATGACACACATCAACAACATGATCACCGGTGTCACCAAGAAGTACCAGTACAAGATGAGGCTCGTACACGCGCACTTTCCCATCAACTCCAACATCGCTGATGATGGAAAGTCGATTGAAATCAGGAACTTCTTGGGCGAGAAGCGCGTCAGGATtgtcaaggtgctgccagGTGTCAAAATCGAAAAGTCCGACGCCGTCAAGGACGAGATCATCCTCACCGGCGTGGACGTAGAGAGCGTCGGCAGGTCCGCCGCGCTCATCCACCAGTGTGCCCTGGTCAGGAACAAGGACATCAGGCAGTTCCTCGACGGTATCtacgtcagcgagaaaGGCCTTGTTGACCAGGAGCTGTAA
- a CDS encoding membrane protein, putative → MSSHPVRLLHIAIFCSLLASSLRPVYGLADTIAHNPSSVEGKVGTLSSSIFGEDYLREVESLLRDTYGEREVEFFRRMISDFDRRHVDDEALFLDDAALESHVSGDIGEHFPHEYAENDSSATDYDRRKARALVVLIKEQFRALDEVHSTYVKPHLTRFSQIRELSKQESIYTDTPCSTQAGCDRLEMLVNLCSAIRGGSHLAYEIFVIMVHVLATMMAVLCGCLFTGPVRICFLQNFPYTCRIPYPVFSGLFQATTSVWQVVKVVTNICRIYGDPGFGSIFA, encoded by the exons ATGTCGTCACACCCTGTACGGttgctccacatcgcaaTATTCTGCTCACTTTTGGCGTCTTCCCTACGGCCTGTCTACGGATTAGCTGACACTATCGCACACAACCCGTCTTCCGTGGAAGGCAAGGTTGGAACGCTGTCGAGTTCTATCTTCGGTGAAGACT ATCTTCGTGAGGTCGAGTCGTTGCTGCGCGACACTTATGGTG AGCGTGAGGTCGAGTTCTTTCG TCGCATGATCTCTGACTTCGATCGTCG CCATGTGGACGATGAAGCGTTGTTCCTCGACGACGCTGCGCTGGAG tCCCACGTGTCGGGCGACATCGGAGAGCACTTCCCGCACGAATACGCCGAGAATGACAGCAGCGCG ACGGATTATGATCGGCGGAAGGCACGTGCGCTTGTAGTGCTGATAAAGGAGCAATTCCGTGCT CTTGACGAGGTGCACAGCACCTACGTGAAGCCGCATTTGACCCGTTTTAGCCAGATTCGCGAGCTGTCGAAGCAGGAGTCGATCTACACTGACACCCCGTGTTCCACGCAAGCCGGCTGCGACCGCCTGGAGATGCTGGTAAACTTGTGCAGCGCTATACGTGGCGGTTCGCACCTCGCGTACGAGATATTCGTGATTATGGTGCACGTGCTGGCTACCATGATGGCGGTGCTGTGCGGGTGCCTGTTCACGGGCCCCGTGCGGATCTGCTTTCTGCAGAACTTCCCGTACACGTGCCGCATCCCGTACCCCGTTTTCAGCGGCCTGTTCCAAGCCACCACATCTGTGTGGCAGGTGGTGAAGGTCGTTACTAACATCTGCCGTATTTACGGCGACCCTGGGTTCGGATCGATTTTCGCTTAG
- a CDS encoding 40S ribosomal protein S15, putative has translation MFALRSLVRGLSYAQAPRACHCSAPPQSRHVSHVKAFRIKGYPFEKVRAPKTEWYKRAEAAFLAERARVPHGLVGRWQPEDLSGLDPRISQALSLKCANGREIRRARTLILMKHLQKEPFDTGSAPVQLACVSEKILNLRAHLIRHPRDNCRKRAMAILLSRRHKLMKRLYNEDFQLYQHVCKVLKLKCVLFSVPDSRNRAKAINTIGVDGDICKFLIRQKLWWGRFRPRPIALPSGKKIAYTRHPIEPPPADFNKPKVHKDQLSPAWPYGVSPQRIAGKYIIYNPTAPGAGYCPVPILF, from the exons ATGTTTGCTTTAAGGAGCCTCGTGCGGGGGTTGTCGTACGCGCAAGCGCCGCGAGCATGCCACTGCTCGGCGCCGCCGCAAAGTAGACACGTATCGCACGTTAAGGCGTTCAGAATCAAGGGGTACCCGTTCGAGAAGGTCAGAGCGCCCAAAACGGAGTGGTACAAGCGCGCGGAGGCGGCGTTCCTGGCGGAGCGCGCCAGAGTGCCGCACGGACTGGTCGGAAGATGGCAACCAGAGGACCTCTCGGGGCTGGACCCCCGCATATCGCAGGCGCTCAGCCTCAAGTGCGCAAACGGCAGGGAAATCAGACGAGCGCGCACATTGATACTCATGAAACACCTGCAGAAGGAGCCGTTCGACACTGGAAGTGCGCCGGTGCAAC TTGCGTGCGTGTCCGAGAAGATTCTCAACCTCAGGGCGCACCTCATACGGCACCCGCGCGATAACTGCAGGAAGCGTGCCATGGCAATCCTGCTCAGCAGGCGGCACAAGCTCATGAAGCGGCTGTACAACGAGGACTTCCAGCTATACCAGCATGTGTGCAAGGTGCTGA AGCTGAAGTGCGTGCTCTTCTCGGTGCCGGACTCCAGGAACAGAGCAAAG GCGATTAACACCATAGGCGTGGATGGCGACATTTGCAAGTTCCTCATCAGGCAGAAGCTGTGGTGGG GCAGGTTCAGGCCGCGGCCGATAGCGCTACCGTCCGGGAAGAAGATTGCGTACACCAGACACCCTATAGAACCGCCGCCAGCGGATTTCAACA AGCCAAAGGTGCATAAGGACCAGCTGTCTCCAGCCTGGCCCTACGGCGTGTCGCCGCAAAGAATCGCGGGGAAATATATCATATACAACCCTACTGCTCCAGGAGCCGGCTACTGCCCGGTGCCCATCCTGTTCtag